CGCTTCCCGCTGCACCGATGCGCTGGCTGGCGATTGACGAATTAAGAAGCCATGCGGTGATCGAGGGCGAGATGAGCGACGTGCTGCTGGTCAAGCCGCTGGGGACGCGGAAATGGCCCCCCGGCATGATCGACCTGCTGGGCTATATGTTCTAGCCCTCAGCCCTTCGGCGTCAGCTCGGCCACAATCGGCATACCGGCTTCGGCCATCAGCATGTTGGACCGGGTCTCGATCTGGGTCTCGATCTCGGCCATGAAGGCATCGACCTTCAACCCCGGAGCGATCGGCGGCAGAAACTCCACCACAGCCAGCCCCGGCTTGCGCAGGATCGCATGTTTGGGCCAGAACAGCCCCACATTCACCGCCACCGGAACAGCGGGCGTTTTCAGCGTGGAATACAGCGCCCCCGCCCCCACCTTATAGGGCTTCTGCGCCCCCGGAGCGACACGGGTGCCTTGCGGGAAGATCACCAGTTGGCCGCCCTTTTCCTGCCCTTTCTTGGCGGCTTTCAGCATGGCTTTCACCGCAGCCCCGCCCTTGCCACGGTTAACCGGAATGCAGCCGATCAGCCACGCATACCAGCCCACGAAGGGGGTCCAGACCAGTTCGCGTTTCATGATGAACTTGCCCTTGGGCAGGACCGAATAGATCATCAGGATATCCATGAAACTCTGGTGCTTGGCACAAACGAGCACATCCCCTTCCGGAACGGTGCCGCGCACTTCGGTCCGCAATCCGACAATCCAGCGCGCCGAAAAGCGCACCCAATGACAGAAGCTGCGGCAGATCACGATGGCCACGCCGCGCCCGCCGATCAGGGCAACGGGGAACAGGCAGATCGCCATTACGGCCATCACGAGATACATCAGCACGATGAAGACGAGCGAGCGGAGATATTGCATCAGCGGATCCCTTTCAGCATGCGCATGGCGGCGAATTGCGTTGCGCCGAAGGCCACAAGCGCCGCCAGAACCGGAATAAGGAGCGGCCAGAGCCAGCCCGCCCCGCTAAACCCGAGCCCTGTCAGGAACGCCCCCGCCGGACTCGCATCGGGCAGAAGCGCCACAGCCGCCATCCCCAGAAGCGTGCCGATCATCGCGCCCGCAAGTCCCCGCGCGGTAAAACGGCGCACAAAGGCGCTGGCGATGAACTGGTCACGCGCGCCCACCAGACGCAGGGTGCGGATCACCTGTCCGTTGGCGGCAAGCGCCGCCTGAGCGGCCAGCGTGATCATCCCCGCCATCGCCCCGCCGATCAGAACCAGTGAGACAAGCCCCAGCATGCGCAACCGGCCAGCCGCCTGCACCAGCGGCCTGCGCCAGCGGGTATGGTCGTCCAGCACCGCACCGGGAGCCTCGGCCTGAAGCCGGAGCCGCAGCCCCTCGACATCAATCCCCTGCCCGTTCTCGGTAATCTCTACCAGACGCGGCAAGGGCAGCGTATCCACCGGCAGGTCAGCACCGAACCACGGCTTGAGAAGGGCCAGCATCTGCGTATCGTCCAGCGCCTTATATTCCGAGATTCCGGGCGTCTCGCCCAGCACCTTCAGCACCGCATCCACCTGCGTCTGCATCTGGTCCTCGGGGGCCGAAATCCGAACGGTAGCGGTGCGCGCCAACGCATCGGCCCAGCGATGTGCCAAACGGTTGGTCGCCAACGAAAGCGCCAGCGCAAAGACCGCCAGAAAGGCCATTGCTGCGGCCGTGATCAGTGTCAGCCGCGCGGTAAAGCCCGTGGGCGGCACGACCCGCGCCGCAGTGCCTTGTTCGATCTTGAGAAAGTTCAGGGAAATCACAGGTCCGCTCCCGCCAGTTGCAACCGCCGTCCGGAAATGCGCAGCACCCGCGCCTGCACCTGCGCCTTGGCCTGCCGGATCAGGTTCAGATCGTGGGTGGCAATCACCACCGTCTTGCCCATCCGGTTCAGCTCGACCAGAAGCCCCAGCAGACGCAGCGACATCTCCCAGTCAAGATTTCCCGTCGGCTCGTCGGCCAGAATGACATCGGGGCTCATCATCACGGCGCGGGCCAAAGCCGCGCGCTGGCGTTCGCCCCCCGAAAGCTGCGGCGGCAGGGCATTCGCCTGACCGCGCAGCCCGACCCAAGACAGCAGCTCGCCCAATTCCTGCGGATGCGCAGGACGCCCCGAAACGGTCAGCGGCAGCGCGACATTCTCGATCACCGGCAGATGGTCCAGAAACTGGCAATCCTGATGCACCACACCAATCCGCTGCCGCATCAGGGCGCGGTCATCGCGGGTCATCGTACGGATATCTTGCCCCATCAGGCTGACATGGCCCGCCACCGGCAGAAGCTCGGCATAGCAGAGCTTGAGAAACGAGGTCTTCCCCGCCCCCGAAGGACCCGTCAGAAAATGGAACGATCCGGGGACCAGTTTGAGCGAGACTTCGGACAGAAGCTCGACCCCGTTATAGCCAATCGCGACATTTTCTAGTTCGATCACCAAAGGCCCCCTTGCATCGCCATTTTTCACCGCAACGACGCTACTACTTGGATAATGATTGGCTGCTTGCTACAACATCGTAAAATGAATTGCCAGATTGGCGATGGCGTCCTATCCGGACGCATTGGGCCCATAAGTTAAGTAACCGAGGCATATCCTTAATGCGACTGACCTGCCCCAAATGCGCAGCCCAGTACGAAGTCAATGACTCGGTGATCCCCGATGCGGGGCGCGATGTGCAATGTGCCAATTGCGGGACGATGTGGTTCCAGCCCTCGGCGCGGATGCAGGCGCTGCCCGATGCGGTGACAGACCCCCGCGATGAACCTGCCGAAGAGATCGCCCCGTCTGCATGGAAGCCCGGTCATGCGATCACGTCACTGGCCGATGCCGATCGGGCACAGGACCTGCATGATGACGCGATCGCGGCAGATATTGCCAGGGCGCTGGAAAGCGACAAAGAACCGCTTGAAACGGAGGGAAGCGCCGTCGCTGATGCGGCTGCGGACGAGATATCTGACAATTCTGAATCTTCAGAGATCCCGGAAAAAACGGCATCTGGCGAGGCATCGCCAGACAAGCCCCGCGAGGAAGAGCCCCCCCAGGAAGACGAGGCAGAGGATCTGCGTCCGGCGCCCCAACCCGGCATGATGCCACGGCGCAAGCTGGATGACGGGCTGCTGGCGATCTTGCGTGAAGAGGCGGAGCGCGAGGCGCAGGCCCGCCGCGCCGAGGGGAGCCTGCTTCAGACGCAGGAAGAGATGAATCTGGAACCCGTCGCTCAGGCAGCAGCCAGCCGTGTTCAGGCCAAGCTGGCGCTTCTCAGGCAAAACGAGCAAAGCGCACCGGCCACCTCCGAGGTCGCGGAAGTGGCGCTGCCCGATGCCGGTATCACCGATGCCGATATCACCGAGGCAGCCCTGCCGAGCGAGGAGGCACCGGTCCTTGCGGCCTATGCCCCGCCGCAGCCCGATGACGGCTTCGAGGAAGACGATCCGGATTACCATATCGGCGCGGTGCTTCCCGAGGCAGACCAGTTCAGCGACGCGCCCGAGGATAGCCTGCCGGAACCGGATGCGCAGGCGCATGTCTCGATCAGCTATACAAGCGACCTCCCCCCTGCGCAGGGTGCCGCGCCCGTATCCAAGCCCGAGCCACAGCCAGAATCCCAGCCCGCCCCCGTTGCGGAAGAGGCGCCGCACGTGGAGGCCGTCGAGTTGGTGCATGTGGAGCCGGACCCCGCCTCTGACCCGATCCATCAGATCAGCCGCCGCGACCAGCTGCCGGATATCGAGGAAATCAATTCGACCCTGCGCGCCTCCTCGGACCGCGGGCGCCATGCTGCGGCCTATGATGCACCACAAACTCTGGCGCGTCGGCGCAGCAGCTTCCGTCTGGGCTTTTCTCTGGTTGTCGGGCTGGCGGCCATCCTGCTGGCCATCTATCTCGGGGCGTCACAGATTGCAGCCGCGGTTCCTGCCGCGCAACGCCCTTTGCAGGCCTATGTGACCAAGGTCGACCAAGCCCGTCTGGCGCTGGATGACCAGCTTGAAAAGCTGATCATCTGGCTCGGCGGCACCGCTTGACGCCGCGCTTCCGCGACACAGGTCCGCACGCAGCGCCCCTGTGAAACCGCCTCCGTTCAGAACCTGTCCAGCAGACGGTCCAGATAATCGCGCTCCTGCGCGCTGCGGTCCCGCTCGGCCTGACGACGCCGGATCTCGTCCAGCAGATCGCGGGCGCGGCCATAGGGGTTTTCGCCCTGAAGCATGTTCTCTTCGGTTCCGACACGGTTGCCATCTCCGGCCGAGCGCCCGAGCGGATCGCGGGGCATCGCCCGCTGGCCACCCTGACCGCCCTCCCCGTCGCGCATCTGGCCTTGCTGGCCCTGTTGTTGCTGGCCCGCCTGACGCTGCTCTTCGCCGTTTTGCGCATTGTTCAGCGCCTGCATACCTTCGCGCAGCGACTGGATGGCCTCGGCCTGATTGTCCAGCGCCCGTCCGTTATCCCCTTTGCGCAGCGCATCCTCGGCGCGGCCCATCGCCTCGCCCGCATCATCAAGTCGCTGGCGGGCACGGTCACTTTCGGCGGACCCGAGATTGGGCAGCAGTCCCTTCTGGCGATCCAGTTCCTGACGCAGGGCGCGCTGACGGTCCGAAAGGCTCTGCCCTGATCCGGATGGCGGCGGCGCATCCTGCGCCTGACCGTTCTGATTATTCTGACCGTTCTGACTGTCCTGACCACTCCGGCCTTCTTGCCCCTGCTGACCGTTTTGCAGATTGCGGAACGCATCATCGGAGAGCTCCTGCTGTTCGCGCAAAGTGTCACGCAAGTTCTGCATCTGACGACCACCTTGCCCCTGCCCGTCGCCCTGCGTGACTTTCATATTCTGCATCATACGATTGAACTGCTCCAGCAGCTCTTGCGCCTCGGCCATACGGCCCTCTTTCATAAGACGCTGAATCTCGTCCATCATCTGTTGCAACTGGTCGCCGGTAATCTGCTGGCTCTGCTGATCCTGATTCTGCGTCGGATCGCCCTGCGTCTGGTCGCGTTCTGCCAGCATACGGATATAATCATCCGTCGCGTCTTTAAGCTCTTGCATCAGCTTGTCGATTTCGTCCTGCGACGCGCCATTCCGCATGGCCTCGGACAGGCGCTCCTGCGCCCGCTGCATGCGCTCCAACGCGTTCGACAGACCGCCATCCTCGACCAGCTCGGCCATATTCCACAGCATGTCAGCCATCGCGTCGCGCGCCTGCGGCGTATCAAGCCCCTGATCCAGCCGCCCGATCACGCCGCGCAGCAACACGCGCACCTCGGCAGATCTGATCAGGTCGGGCGCACGATTGTTCAGAGCTTTCAGAATATCGGAAACATAGGCCGCATTCCCACGGTTCCACAACAGATCCTGACGCATCTCGACAAATGCCGACGCCAGAGGATCAAAGAACCGCCGTCCGGGCAAAACAATCGCCTGCCAGCCCGAAGATCCGGTCTGGCCGCGCCCGTCGGTCACCTCCAGCTCCAGCTTGACCGGCAGATTGGCCCATGCATGCTTTTCGGCATCTTCAACCAAAGACCCGTCAAATGCCTTGCGTGAACCGGTGTAAGGCATCGGCAGATCATAGATCAGCGCCTCGCGCGGCTCGGGATCGACCTTCAGGCCGAATTTGCGCGGAATCGCCGCCAGATCCAACTGGATCCTCGCCTGACCGGAGGTCACGGCATAATCATCCGAGGCGTGGAACGGCAGCACCATCTTTCCATCGGCACGCCGCTCGACCGCCCCCGTCAGACGGATTTCAGGGGCATCATCCGGCGAAATCCGGATATCGAACTTGCGGCCTGCCATGCCAGAAATCTCGACGATGCCACTTTGCACCGCCTCGAAATCGCGGCGCGATACATCGGTGCCGCTTGTATCTTGCGGCGCGACGGCCGGACTGGACACGCTTTCGCGAAACCCGATCTTGCGGGAATCCCCATAGAACCGGAAAGAAAAACGGGTGCCCTCGGGCAGGGTCAGCGTATCGGTCTTGAGAGAGTTGAGATAGAGCCCCGGTTGTCCGGTATAACGCGGCGGCTCGGCCCAGCCTTCCCAACTGGGGCCCATTGCCGCCAGCGCGGGCGCGGTCCCTCCGGGCAAGGCACCGTTTTCAAACATGCGGGAGGGTGCCCCGAACACCAGCGCGCTGACCAGCAGCAGGATCGCCGTCAAACGCAGCGCATAGGGATCACGCGGGGCCAGATCGGGATTGGGGCGCACCGCTCGGGCGGTTTTCGCGCGCTCTGTCATGCGGGCAATATGCGCCTGCCACAAAGCCCGGCTTGCGGGATCACTGCCCCCAAGCGCCATATCATCGGCCAAGGCGGTTAACGGACGCCCCGGCAAGGTCTCATCCACACGCGCCACGGCCTCAGCATGGCTGGGCCAGCGGAAAACGCGCCAGCCCGCAATCAGGCTGGCTGTCAGGGCAAGCCCCCAAAGCCCGAGGCCAGCCCAGCCAATCCATGCCGGCAGCGTCAAGATCCCGAAGACAAGGACCGCCATACCGACCGCGCAGAGCGAAAGCGCAGGCCAGAACGCCCGCAGACCACGTTCAACCACCAGCCCCAGACGGGTCTGCGCAATTTTACGGGCCACCCGACGCAAAGCGGGGTCGGCATATGTCCGGGCGGGATCAGGCTTGCGCAGGGTCATCGGTCCTTTCCGGGCATGTAGAGCACGCCCGGAACAGGGGCGCGTTTAGAGCCACTCGGGAATGCTATCGCGAGACAGCATTTCCTCAAAGCTTGGTCTTTGACGGATGACAGCGAAGTGATCACCACGCACCAGAACCTCTGGGATCAGCGGGCGCGAGTTATATTCGGATGCCATAACAGCACCATAGGCCCCTGCCGAGCGGAATGCCACCAGATCTCCAGCCCCTACAGGCGGAAGATTGCGGGCTTTGGCAAAAGTGTCACCGGTCTCGCAAACGGGCCCCACCACATCAAAAGGCGCTTGCTCGACACCGGCCTGTGCCTCGACCACCGGAATGATGTCGTGATGGGCACCATACATCGAGGGGCGCACCAGATCATTCATCGCCGCGTCGAGAATCAGGAAGTTCCGGCCCTCGCCTTCCTTCAGATAGATGACCTCCGAGACCAGAATACCGGCATTGCCGGAAATCAGACGGCCCGGCTCGATCTCGATCTCGCAGCCCAGATCCCCCACGGCGCGGCGGATCACTTCGCCATATTCAATCGGCAGCGGCGGCGCGTTATTGTCGCGCTGATAGGGGATGCCCAGACCACCGCCCAGATCGAGGCGGCGGATATCATGGCCATCGGCGCGCAGGGCGCGGGTCAGTTCGGCCACCTTGTTGAAGGCGGCTTCAAAGGGCTCAAGATCGGTCAGCTGCGAGCCGATATGAACGTCGATGCCCATGACTTCGATCCCCGGCAGCGTGGCGGCCATCGCATAGACGGCCTGCGCCTTAGCGATTGGAATCCCGAATTTATTCTCGGATTTTCCGGTAGCGATCTTCTCATGGGTTTTGGCATCCACATCGGGGTTCACGCGCAGCGCGATCGGCGCCTTCAGCCCCTTGGCTGCCGCGATTTCCGAAATGGCCAGAAGCTCGGGCTCGGATTCCACGTTGAACTGACGGATGCCACCATCAAGCACCAGAGCGATCTCTTCGCGGGTCTTGCCGACGCCGGAAAAGACGATCCGCTCGCCCGGAACGCCCGCAGCCTTGGCGCGGCGATACTCGCCGCCCGAAACCACATCCATGCCCGCCCCCAGATCGCCCAGCAGCTTCAGCACCGCCAGATTGCTGTTCGATTTGATCGCGAAACAGATCAGATGGTCGGTCCAGCCAAGGGCCTCCTGGAACAGTTTGAAGTGACGTTCCAGCGTGGCAGCCGAATAGATATAGACCGGCGTGCCAACCGATTTGGCGATCTCTGATACGGGCACATCCTCGGCATGCAACGCACCGTTTTTATACGTGAAATGATCCATGAAAGTCTTCCGGATATGATGTGACGGGGCCGCCAGAACCGGCGGCCTCAAGCATTACGGGGTCTGTTGG
The sequence above is drawn from the Thioclava sp. GXIMD4216 genome and encodes:
- a CDS encoding lysophospholipid acyltransferase family protein, yielding MQYLRSLVFIVLMYLVMAVMAICLFPVALIGGRGVAIVICRSFCHWVRFSARWIVGLRTEVRGTVPEGDVLVCAKHQSFMDILMIYSVLPKGKFIMKRELVWTPFVGWYAWLIGCIPVNRGKGGAAVKAMLKAAKKGQEKGGQLVIFPQGTRVAPGAQKPYKVGAGALYSTLKTPAVPVAVNVGLFWPKHAILRKPGLAVVEFLPPIAPGLKVDAFMAEIETQIETRSNMLMAEAGMPIVAELTPKG
- a CDS encoding cell division protein FtsX, which codes for MISLNFLKIEQGTAARVVPPTGFTARLTLITAAAMAFLAVFALALSLATNRLAHRWADALARTATVRISAPEDQMQTQVDAVLKVLGETPGISEYKALDDTQMLALLKPWFGADLPVDTLPLPRLVEITENGQGIDVEGLRLRLQAEAPGAVLDDHTRWRRPLVQAAGRLRMLGLVSLVLIGGAMAGMITLAAQAALAANGQVIRTLRLVGARDQFIASAFVRRFTARGLAGAMIGTLLGMAAVALLPDASPAGAFLTGLGFSGAGWLWPLLIPVLAALVAFGATQFAAMRMLKGIR
- a CDS encoding zinc-ribbon domain-containing protein, with the translated sequence MRLTCPKCAAQYEVNDSVIPDAGRDVQCANCGTMWFQPSARMQALPDAVTDPRDEPAEEIAPSAWKPGHAITSLADADRAQDLHDDAIAADIARALESDKEPLETEGSAVADAAADEISDNSESSEIPEKTASGEASPDKPREEEPPQEDEAEDLRPAPQPGMMPRRKLDDGLLAILREEAEREAQARRAEGSLLQTQEEMNLEPVAQAAASRVQAKLALLRQNEQSAPATSEVAEVALPDAGITDADITEAALPSEEAPVLAAYAPPQPDDGFEEDDPDYHIGAVLPEADQFSDAPEDSLPEPDAQAHVSISYTSDLPPAQGAAPVSKPEPQPESQPAPVAEEAPHVEAVELVHVEPDPASDPIHQISRRDQLPDIEEINSTLRASSDRGRHAAAYDAPQTLARRRSSFRLGFSLVVGLAAILLAIYLGASQIAAAVPAAQRPLQAYVTKVDQARLALDDQLEKLIIWLGGTA
- a CDS encoding ATP-binding cassette domain-containing protein produces the protein MIELENVAIGYNGVELLSEVSLKLVPGSFHFLTGPSGAGKTSFLKLCYAELLPVAGHVSLMGQDIRTMTRDDRALMRQRIGVVHQDCQFLDHLPVIENVALPLTVSGRPAHPQELGELLSWVGLRGQANALPPQLSGGERQRAALARAVMMSPDVILADEPTGNLDWEMSLRLLGLLVELNRMGKTVVIATHDLNLIRQAKAQVQARVLRISGRRLQLAGADL
- the lysA gene encoding diaminopimelate decarboxylase, with the protein product MDHFTYKNGALHAEDVPVSEIAKSVGTPVYIYSAATLERHFKLFQEALGWTDHLICFAIKSNSNLAVLKLLGDLGAGMDVVSGGEYRRAKAAGVPGERIVFSGVGKTREEIALVLDGGIRQFNVESEPELLAISEIAAAKGLKAPIALRVNPDVDAKTHEKIATGKSENKFGIPIAKAQAVYAMAATLPGIEVMGIDVHIGSQLTDLEPFEAAFNKVAELTRALRADGHDIRRLDLGGGLGIPYQRDNNAPPLPIEYGEVIRRAVGDLGCEIEIEPGRLISGNAGILVSEVIYLKEGEGRNFLILDAAMNDLVRPSMYGAHHDIIPVVEAQAGVEQAPFDVVGPVCETGDTFAKARNLPPVGAGDLVAFRSAGAYGAVMASEYNSRPLIPEVLVRGDHFAVIRQRPSFEEMLSRDSIPEWL
- a CDS encoding TIGR02302 family protein, encoding MTLRKPDPARTYADPALRRVARKIAQTRLGLVVERGLRAFWPALSLCAVGMAVLVFGILTLPAWIGWAGLGLWGLALTASLIAGWRVFRWPSHAEAVARVDETLPGRPLTALADDMALGGSDPASRALWQAHIARMTERAKTARAVRPNPDLAPRDPYALRLTAILLLVSALVFGAPSRMFENGALPGGTAPALAAMGPSWEGWAEPPRYTGQPGLYLNSLKTDTLTLPEGTRFSFRFYGDSRKIGFRESVSSPAVAPQDTSGTDVSRRDFEAVQSGIVEISGMAGRKFDIRISPDDAPEIRLTGAVERRADGKMVLPFHASDDYAVTSGQARIQLDLAAIPRKFGLKVDPEPREALIYDLPMPYTGSRKAFDGSLVEDAEKHAWANLPVKLELEVTDGRGQTGSSGWQAIVLPGRRFFDPLASAFVEMRQDLLWNRGNAAYVSDILKALNNRAPDLIRSAEVRVLLRGVIGRLDQGLDTPQARDAMADMLWNMAELVEDGGLSNALERMQRAQERLSEAMRNGASQDEIDKLMQELKDATDDYIRMLAERDQTQGDPTQNQDQQSQQITGDQLQQMMDEIQRLMKEGRMAEAQELLEQFNRMMQNMKVTQGDGQGQGGRQMQNLRDTLREQQELSDDAFRNLQNGQQGQEGRSGQDSQNGQNNQNGQAQDAPPPSGSGQSLSDRQRALRQELDRQKGLLPNLGSAESDRARQRLDDAGEAMGRAEDALRKGDNGRALDNQAEAIQSLREGMQALNNAQNGEEQRQAGQQQQGQQGQMRDGEGGQGGQRAMPRDPLGRSAGDGNRVGTEENMLQGENPYGRARDLLDEIRRRQAERDRSAQERDYLDRLLDRF